The following proteins are encoded in a genomic region of Haloarcula salinisoli:
- a CDS encoding site-2 protease family protein, with translation MRNFHITRVWGIPIRVNISLLVFLPVLAWLIGSGAQIAAYAGIVGALAGTELDISVLLAGSTPWVVGTLAAVGLFVSVTLHELGHAWAGMRYDLEVESITLWILGGLASFKTFPREWQKEFWIAVAGPITSVLTGVACYAILVALPANATVALFVVGWLAVTNLVLAGFNMLPAFPMDGGRVLRSLLARKRSYASATRTASRIGTSFAILFAVVGVLNFAPMLLLLALFIYAAASGESRTVALADLLEGLTVGDVASPTRLTIDADATVEELVDRMFAERSTEFTVTQAGEVVGVVTVADFKELSKAQREADTVADLMVTDLPRLDSAMSAFDALVELDTGRATSALVESPEGTHVVSREDFTSAMEMRRLERADGPF, from the coding sequence CACGAGAGTCTGGGGGATTCCGATACGGGTCAACATCTCGCTGCTCGTCTTCCTGCCGGTCCTTGCCTGGCTCATCGGCAGCGGAGCCCAGATAGCGGCCTACGCTGGCATCGTCGGCGCGCTCGCCGGCACCGAACTGGACATCTCGGTCCTGCTGGCGGGGTCGACGCCGTGGGTCGTCGGCACCCTCGCCGCCGTCGGACTGTTCGTCAGCGTCACACTGCACGAACTGGGCCACGCCTGGGCGGGGATGCGCTACGACCTGGAGGTCGAGTCTATCACGCTGTGGATTCTCGGCGGGCTGGCCAGCTTCAAGACGTTCCCCCGTGAGTGGCAAAAGGAGTTCTGGATCGCCGTCGCGGGGCCGATAACGAGCGTTCTCACCGGTGTGGCCTGTTACGCCATCCTGGTCGCCCTGCCGGCCAACGCGACGGTGGCGCTGTTCGTCGTCGGCTGGCTCGCGGTGACGAACCTCGTCCTCGCGGGGTTCAACATGTTGCCGGCGTTCCCGATGGACGGCGGGCGCGTGCTCCGGTCGCTGCTTGCGCGGAAGCGGTCCTACGCTTCGGCGACCCGCACTGCCTCCCGCATCGGGACCTCCTTTGCCATCCTCTTTGCCGTCGTCGGCGTGCTCAACTTCGCGCCGATGTTGCTGCTGCTGGCGCTGTTCATCTACGCCGCGGCCAGCGGCGAGTCCCGGACCGTCGCGCTGGCGGACCTCCTGGAGGGGTTGACCGTCGGCGATGTCGCCAGCCCGACGCGGCTCACCATCGACGCCGACGCCACCGTCGAGGAGCTGGTCGACCGGATGTTCGCCGAGCGCTCGACGGAGTTCACCGTCACGCAGGCCGGCGAGGTGGTCGGCGTCGTCACCGTCGCGGACTTCAAGGAGCTCTCGAAGGCCCAGCGCGAGGCCGACACCGTCGCCGACCTGATGGTGACCGACCTCCCGCGGCTCGATTCGGCGATGTCCGCCTTCGACGCGCTGGTCGAACTCGACACCGGCAGGGCGACGTCCGCGCTCGTCGAGAGTCCCGAGGGCACCCACGTCGTCTCCCGCGAGGACTTCACCTCGGCGATGGAGATGCGCCGGCTGGAGCGGGCCGACGGGCCGTTCTAG
- a CDS encoding methyltransferase family protein, whose translation MELSMAVVAAVLGALAKGTNLVGTVTSALGWTDFYPFGERNWQFYLHWGLEPVHNVALLYVAYAGWNSLGAPLGLQAVAGTVFVVTFAGALVAGSDLGTEETSGLEGELRTGGWYRYSRNPQYVCYIVATVAFAVLAATPLAMALCAVALVTWFVLPFAEEPWLREQYGREYERYAERVPRFLGVASARALLGEESASGAD comes from the coding sequence ATGGAACTCTCGATGGCAGTCGTCGCGGCGGTCCTGGGCGCCCTCGCGAAGGGGACGAACCTGGTCGGGACGGTAACGAGCGCGCTCGGCTGGACCGACTTCTACCCCTTTGGCGAGCGTAACTGGCAGTTCTACCTCCACTGGGGGTTGGAACCAGTCCACAACGTCGCCCTGCTGTACGTCGCCTACGCCGGCTGGAACAGCCTCGGCGCGCCACTCGGCCTCCAGGCGGTCGCCGGGACGGTGTTCGTCGTCACGTTCGCGGGTGCGCTCGTGGCCGGGTCTGACCTGGGCACCGAGGAGACGAGCGGTCTGGAAGGGGAGTTGCGAACCGGCGGCTGGTACCGCTACTCGCGCAACCCGCAGTACGTCTGTTACATCGTCGCGACGGTCGCGTTCGCCGTCCTCGCGGCCACCCCGCTGGCGATGGCACTCTGTGCCGTCGCGCTGGTCACCTGGTTCGTCCTCCCCTTCGCCGAGGAGCCCTGGCTCCGCGAACAGTACGGTCGAGAGTACGAACGGTACGCCGAGCGGGTCCCGCGATTCCTCGGCGTCGCGTCGGCCCGGGCACTACTGGGTGAGGAGAGCGCGAGCGGAGCCGACTAG
- a CDS encoding helix-turn-helix domain-containing protein: MKYLDVTMRQPGWMLHPMQEFIRDEDHVDYEELQAWTGMASERPVEYVLFYVEADREPYEAALAGVDSIRWYDLTEIDDDAFYVYICQETRDEDISWRRAFADLNVAPVPPVVYDSDASFHMTLVGTGADLQAMLSDLPDDIDVTVEAIGEYDRRHAPVVGDLTARQLEAAETAAALGFYEVPREAGVADVASALDCAESTASTLLQEAEARVMRRLVGRYSRRALDER; the protein is encoded by the coding sequence GTGAAGTATCTCGACGTCACCATGCGCCAGCCCGGCTGGATGCTCCACCCGATGCAGGAGTTCATCCGCGACGAGGACCACGTCGACTACGAGGAGCTCCAGGCCTGGACCGGGATGGCCAGCGAGCGGCCCGTCGAGTACGTCCTCTTCTACGTCGAGGCCGACCGTGAGCCCTACGAGGCGGCGCTTGCCGGCGTCGACTCCATCCGGTGGTACGACCTGACTGAAATCGACGACGACGCCTTCTACGTCTACATCTGCCAGGAGACCAGAGACGAGGACATCTCCTGGCGCCGGGCCTTTGCCGACCTGAACGTCGCGCCCGTCCCGCCCGTGGTGTACGACAGCGACGCCAGTTTCCACATGACGCTCGTGGGCACCGGCGCGGACCTCCAGGCGATGCTTTCGGACCTGCCTGACGACATCGACGTGACCGTCGAGGCAATCGGCGAGTACGACCGCCGGCACGCGCCGGTCGTCGGCGACCTCACCGCCCGCCAGCTGGAGGCCGCCGAGACTGCCGCGGCGCTTGGGTTCTACGAGGTGCCCCGGGAGGCCGGCGTCGCCGACGTAGCGAGCGCACTCGACTGCGCCGAGAGCACGGCCTCGACCCTGTTGCAGGAAGCCGAGGCGCGTGTCATGCGCCGACTCGTCGGCCGGTACAGCCGCCGGGCGCTCGACGAGCGGTAG
- a CDS encoding ZIP family metal transporter, which translates to MQSGLVETISSVGGSDPLVLGLLGGLVIAGMNLFGASLVFVWRDPSERALDVALGFAAGVMLAAAFTSLIIPGIEEYSGGNPLPTLFGVALGALFLDQADRFVPHAHYLLTGSKRSDAAQPTESLPVDEERLTGVVLFILAITLHNMPEGLAVGVGFGAAASDPAQLGAAVSLMLAIGIQNVPEGLAVSVAAINAGLDRRLYAVVAGLRSGVVEIPLAILGAVAVATVEPLLPYAMGFAAGAMLFVISDEIIPETHRSGHERVATLGLMAGTIVMLYLDIALAG; encoded by the coding sequence ATGCAGTCAGGTCTCGTCGAGACGATATCGTCGGTCGGCGGCTCGGACCCGCTGGTGCTGGGACTGCTCGGCGGGCTGGTCATCGCCGGGATGAACCTCTTCGGGGCGTCGCTGGTGTTCGTCTGGCGCGACCCCTCCGAACGGGCACTGGACGTCGCGCTGGGCTTTGCCGCGGGCGTGATGCTCGCGGCCGCCTTTACCAGCCTCATCATCCCCGGCATCGAGGAGTACTCGGGTGGCAACCCGCTGCCGACGCTGTTCGGTGTGGCACTCGGTGCGCTCTTCCTCGACCAGGCCGACCGCTTCGTTCCCCACGCGCACTACCTGCTGACCGGCAGCAAGCGGTCGGACGCGGCCCAACCCACCGAGTCGCTCCCGGTCGACGAGGAGCGACTCACCGGCGTCGTCCTCTTCATCCTCGCCATCACGCTGCACAATATGCCGGAGGGACTGGCCGTCGGCGTCGGCTTCGGCGCGGCGGCCAGCGACCCCGCACAGCTCGGGGCGGCCGTCTCCTTGATGCTCGCCATCGGCATCCAGAACGTCCCCGAGGGGCTGGCCGTGTCGGTGGCCGCCATCAACGCCGGGCTGGACCGACGGCTGTATGCCGTCGTCGCCGGGCTGCGGTCGGGTGTCGTCGAGATTCCGCTCGCGATTCTGGGGGCTGTGGCCGTCGCCACCGTCGAACCGCTGCTCCCCTACGCGATGGGCTTTGCCGCGGGCGCGATGCTCTTTGTCATCTCCGACGAGATAATCCCCGAGACCCACCGGAGCGGTCACGAGCGGGTCGCGACGCTGGGGCTGATGGCCGGCACTATCGTCATGCTGTATCTGGATATCGCGCTGGCGGGGTGA
- a CDS encoding alpha/beta fold hydrolase — translation MSETAPNAPLPDIPSVERTFREVNDVTLHIVSAGDPADPVVVLLHGFPEFWYAWSAYIEWFVQAGYRVLVPDQRGYNRSEKPDGIRPYRVATLAEDIVALLATEACDSAHLVGHDWGGTVAWHVALRSPETVDRLGIVNMPHPTVFTDALQSNPRQRQKSQYICSFQEPNAPEKRVEQNQFDTWVSVMNGPSRSGTFSETDFERYRQAWAEPGAPAAMINWYRALVQYDTEPPRTQVAPPTLLIWGENDQALVPELAPESMELCAQSNLEQFPNATHWILHEYPERVGELLLAHIEA, via the coding sequence ATGTCTGAAACGGCTCCAAACGCCCCACTCCCGGATATTCCGTCCGTGGAACGGACGTTCCGGGAGGTAAACGACGTGACGCTGCACATCGTATCGGCAGGCGACCCTGCTGACCCAGTCGTCGTGCTGCTTCACGGCTTCCCTGAATTCTGGTATGCGTGGTCGGCGTATATCGAGTGGTTCGTCCAGGCCGGATATCGCGTGCTCGTCCCCGACCAACGCGGCTACAACCGGAGTGAGAAACCGGATGGCATCCGTCCCTACCGTGTGGCGACCCTCGCCGAGGATATCGTCGCCCTGCTCGCTACCGAAGCGTGTGACAGCGCCCATCTCGTCGGCCACGATTGGGGTGGCACCGTTGCGTGGCACGTCGCGCTGCGGTCGCCGGAAACTGTCGACCGACTCGGTATCGTCAATATGCCGCATCCGACCGTGTTCACCGACGCGCTCCAGTCGAATCCCAGACAACGGCAGAAAAGCCAGTACATCTGTTCGTTTCAAGAGCCGAATGCGCCGGAGAAGCGGGTCGAACAGAACCAGTTCGACACGTGGGTGTCCGTCATGAACGGCCCCTCCAGATCTGGAACGTTCAGCGAGACAGATTTCGAGCGGTATCGACAGGCGTGGGCAGAGCCCGGTGCGCCAGCAGCGATGATAAACTGGTACCGAGCACTCGTCCAGTACGACACTGAGCCACCACGGACGCAGGTGGCGCCACCGACGTTGCTCATCTGGGGTGAAAACGACCAGGCTCTCGTCCCTGAACTGGCACCAGAGAGCATGGAACTCTGTGCCCAGAGCAACCTCGAACAGTTCCCGAACGCGACCCACTGGATTCTCCATGAGTATCCCGAACGTGTCGGCGAATTACTACTGGCGCATATCGAGGCCTGA
- a CDS encoding NADPH-dependent FMN reductase, with amino-acid sequence MSPKQSRPLVVGVVGSLNDGSVTRRATGCALAAAAERGAETELLDLREYDLPTFDPNAEPPADVAKLTDRIEAADAVILGTPMYHGSYSSVLKTALDYCGFEEFEDTTVGLLAVAGGGFPLPALSHLREVCRAFEAWVLPTQAAVTDSHSVGDELPESDRERLADLGEGAVEHAAVGERPPAGACAVPADD; translated from the coding sequence ATGTCACCGAAGCAGTCCCGACCGCTGGTCGTCGGCGTCGTCGGGAGCCTGAACGACGGGAGTGTCACGCGGAGAGCGACCGGCTGTGCCCTGGCGGCGGCCGCGGAACGCGGTGCCGAGACCGAACTTCTGGACCTCCGGGAGTACGACCTGCCGACCTTCGACCCGAACGCCGAGCCGCCGGCCGACGTGGCGAAACTGACCGACCGCATCGAGGCCGCCGACGCGGTCATCCTGGGGACGCCGATGTACCACGGCTCCTACAGCTCCGTGCTGAAGACGGCGCTGGATTACTGTGGCTTCGAGGAGTTCGAGGACACTACCGTGGGCCTGCTGGCCGTCGCCGGCGGCGGGTTCCCGCTGCCCGCGCTGTCGCATCTCCGGGAGGTCTGTCGGGCCTTCGAGGCCTGGGTCCTCCCGACGCAGGCCGCCGTCACCGACTCCCACAGCGTCGGCGACGAACTCCCGGAGAGCGACCGCGAGCGACTGGCCGACCTCGGCGAGGGGGCCGTCGAACACGCCGCCGTCGGGGAGCGCCCGCCCGCCGGGGCCTGTGCCGTGCCGGCAGACGACTAG
- a CDS encoding DUF7351 domain-containing protein, which translates to MVANERTDISPEDAFGLVGHELRIAILRELGNAEAGRLSFSALRERVGERDSGKFNYHLSKLEGRFVAKTDSGEYALTYPGHRVVDAVQGGAFHQQTGVDREPVSGSCLDCGGDLAFSYKTIAGGRVACLDCKRRYLRHPFDPGGLVDREGDELGRAFDRVARANWAQAGADVCPVCSGHVASWVRSDAPEKAVAVRGHDVTVGYDCQQCSYHANVPPGALLLGHPDVQGFCADNGVDVRARRLWELPFVVDPDAVAVRGEDPWEVAVTVAAGDAERVAVVDGSGTVTAFD; encoded by the coding sequence ATGGTCGCGAACGAACGAACAGACATCTCGCCGGAGGACGCGTTCGGACTGGTGGGCCACGAGCTCCGCATCGCCATCCTGCGGGAGCTTGGCAACGCCGAGGCGGGGCGGCTGTCGTTCTCTGCCCTCCGTGAGCGGGTCGGCGAACGGGACAGCGGGAAGTTCAACTACCACCTCTCGAAGCTGGAGGGTCGGTTCGTCGCCAAGACGGACAGCGGAGAGTACGCGCTGACCTACCCCGGCCACCGCGTCGTCGACGCCGTCCAGGGCGGCGCCTTCCACCAGCAGACCGGCGTCGACCGCGAGCCGGTGTCGGGGTCGTGTCTCGACTGCGGGGGCGACCTGGCCTTTAGCTACAAAACCATCGCGGGCGGCCGGGTCGCCTGTCTGGACTGCAAGCGGCGCTACCTCCGCCATCCGTTCGACCCCGGCGGGCTCGTCGACCGCGAGGGCGACGAACTCGGTCGGGCCTTCGACCGCGTCGCGCGGGCGAACTGGGCCCAGGCCGGCGCCGACGTCTGCCCCGTCTGCTCGGGCCACGTCGCGTCGTGGGTCAGGTCGGACGCGCCCGAGAAGGCCGTCGCGGTCCGGGGCCACGACGTGACGGTGGGCTACGACTGCCAGCAGTGTAGCTACCACGCCAACGTCCCGCCCGGCGCACTCCTGCTCGGCCACCCAGATGTCCAGGGGTTCTGTGCCGACAACGGCGTCGACGTGCGGGCACGCCGGCTCTGGGAACTCCCCTTCGTCGTCGACCCCGACGCCGTCGCCGTCCGGGGCGAGGACCCCTGGGAAGTGGCGGTGACAGTGGCCGCTGGCGACGCCGAACGGGTCGCCGTCGTCGACGGATCGGGGACGGTGACCGCGTTCGATTAA
- a CDS encoding CPCC family cysteine-rich protein, protein MSTDTPGNPAARELGYCPCCGYRTLPEGQPGSYEVCPVCHWLDDPTQFRDIDYVGDSNHVSLSTARENVREYGACTPEEADTCLDPDEFDRDPNWPYDR, encoded by the coding sequence ATGTCGACCGACACGCCCGGCAACCCCGCGGCGCGGGAGCTTGGGTACTGTCCGTGCTGTGGGTATCGGACGCTGCCTGAGGGCCAACCCGGGTCCTACGAGGTCTGTCCGGTCTGTCACTGGCTCGACGACCCGACGCAGTTCAGGGACATCGACTACGTCGGTGACAGCAACCACGTCTCGCTGTCGACGGCGCGTGAGAACGTCCGCGAGTACGGCGCCTGCACACCCGAGGAGGCCGACACCTGCCTCGACCCCGACGAGTTCGACCGGGACCCCAACTGGCCGTACGACCGCTGA
- a CDS encoding DUF6360 family protein — translation MVDRIMMVTAYTTFDLLDGEVEGHGFEEEAMAVLNVTSPKKNPDHVSVQLEMDNTQVDNVEPHADKVTLSPDQAREMAAELEKHADKVESAQSE, via the coding sequence ATGGTAGACCGAATCATGATGGTCACGGCGTACACGACCTTCGACCTGCTGGACGGCGAAGTCGAGGGCCACGGCTTCGAGGAGGAGGCGATGGCGGTGCTGAACGTGACCTCCCCGAAGAAAAATCCCGACCACGTCTCGGTGCAACTGGAGATGGACAACACCCAGGTCGACAACGTCGAGCCCCACGCCGACAAGGTGACCCTCTCGCCCGACCAGGCCCGCGAGATGGCCGCCGAACTGGAGAAACACGCCGACAAGGTCGAGAGCGCACAGTCGGAGTGA
- a CDS encoding nicotinate phosphoribosyltransferase: MTEAFDIIPAEAIRSGRATDAYFDRTVEALDHAGHNPDVVAEVTADQFPTGEWHLLAGLKDAAALLEGRDLDADALPEGTLFDGGPVMRIAGPYRAFGRLETALLGFLSHPTGIATRALEARRAAPDSTVLSFGSRHVHPSLGAMVERSALLGGMDGFSNVAAGDVIGREAGGTMPHALLICFGRGEQEQAWRAFDEAVPESTPRIALVDTYSDEVDEALRAAEAIDDLAGVRLDTTGSRRGDFRHIVREVRWTLDAYGHEDVDIFCSGGLGPTELRGLRDVADGFGVGSYVSNADPLDFALDIVEVDGEPAAKRGKLTGKKSVYRTREGGHHIGLASHDGPDDAESLMEPLVRDGEVVREFDLDAAISRAGTDADRVGFESIDANTGV, from the coding sequence ATGACAGAGGCTTTCGACATCATCCCGGCCGAGGCCATCAGGTCGGGGCGGGCGACCGACGCGTACTTCGACCGGACGGTGGAGGCGCTGGACCACGCCGGGCACAATCCAGACGTGGTCGCGGAGGTGACGGCCGACCAGTTCCCGACCGGCGAGTGGCACCTGCTGGCGGGGCTGAAAGACGCCGCGGCCCTGCTCGAGGGCCGCGACCTCGACGCCGACGCCCTGCCGGAGGGGACGCTGTTCGACGGCGGCCCCGTGATGCGCATCGCGGGGCCCTATCGGGCGTTCGGCCGGCTCGAAACCGCCCTGCTTGGCTTCCTCTCGCATCCGACGGGGATAGCGACGCGCGCACTCGAAGCCCGTCGAGCGGCCCCGGACTCGACGGTCCTGTCCTTTGGCTCCCGGCACGTCCACCCCTCGCTGGGCGCGATGGTCGAGCGGTCGGCCCTGCTGGGCGGCATGGACGGGTTCTCGAACGTCGCGGCCGGCGACGTTATCGGCCGCGAGGCGGGCGGGACGATGCCCCACGCGCTGCTGATTTGCTTCGGTCGCGGCGAGCAGGAACAGGCGTGGCGGGCCTTCGACGAGGCGGTCCCCGAGTCGACCCCGCGAATCGCGCTGGTCGACACCTACTCCGACGAGGTCGACGAGGCCCTTAGAGCGGCCGAGGCTATCGACGACCTCGCCGGCGTCCGCCTCGACACGACGGGGTCGCGACGGGGCGACTTCCGCCACATCGTCCGCGAGGTCCGATGGACGCTGGACGCCTACGGCCACGAGGACGTCGACATCTTCTGCTCGGGCGGGCTCGGGCCCACAGAGCTTCGCGGACTCCGGGACGTGGCCGACGGCTTCGGCGTCGGGAGCTACGTCTCGAACGCCGACCCGCTGGATTTCGCGCTCGATATCGTCGAAGTCGACGGCGAGCCCGCGGCCAAGCGCGGCAAACTCACCGGGAAGAAGTCAGTGTACCGGACCAGAGAGGGCGGCCACCACATCGGGCTGGCCAGCCACGACGGCCCCGACGACGCCGAGTCGCTCATGGAACCGCTGGTTCGGGACGGTGAGGTCGTCCGGGAGTTCGACCTCGACGCGGCTATTTCCCGGGCCGGGACCGACGCCGACCGCGTCGGCTTCGAGAGTATCGACGCGAACACAGGGGTTTAG
- a CDS encoding DUF3592 domain-containing protein — MWSPPRVFGLIVGLALLVSGGVLAASQYHHISGYESTTATVERAQVEVVAVDAAYAPDVTYTYTVDGTRYTGDNVAAGTGIITGNREKLESVLASSAGTTTVYYDPGNPGNAHLLPRYNFFPGGVLLVSGLFVLTDTLTPKLRFVRTLSSLFPIDLLERMPGVEPRTVAHAPDDPTAILENQQRWSGGGEAPIRGGAVPAVWLLCYLLMADIAIGYFWLSGWPYDLWGVLTPLVVVAGVMRLGFVTLLD, encoded by the coding sequence ATGTGGAGTCCGCCGCGGGTGTTCGGACTCATCGTCGGACTGGCGCTGCTGGTCTCCGGCGGCGTGCTGGCCGCGAGCCAGTACCACCACATCAGCGGGTACGAGTCGACGACGGCCACGGTGGAGCGCGCCCAGGTCGAGGTCGTCGCCGTCGACGCGGCGTACGCGCCGGACGTCACCTACACCTACACGGTCGACGGCACGCGCTACACCGGCGACAACGTCGCCGCCGGGACGGGCATCATCACGGGCAACCGCGAGAAACTCGAGTCCGTCCTCGCGTCGTCGGCCGGGACGACGACGGTGTACTACGACCCCGGCAACCCCGGTAACGCCCACCTGCTCCCGCGCTACAACTTCTTCCCGGGCGGGGTACTCCTGGTCTCTGGCCTGTTCGTCCTGACGGACACGCTCACGCCGAAACTGCGGTTCGTCCGCACTCTCAGCTCCCTGTTTCCCATCGACCTGCTCGAACGGATGCCCGGCGTCGAGCCACGGACGGTCGCCCACGCGCCCGACGACCCGACCGCCATACTGGAGAATCAACAGCGCTGGAGCGGCGGCGGGGAGGCGCCCATCCGGGGCGGTGCAGTCCCCGCCGTCTGGCTGCTCTGTTATCTCCTGATGGCCGACATCGCTATCGGCTACTTCTGGCTCTCTGGCTGGCCCTATGACCTCTGGGGCGTCCTGACGCCGCTCGTCGTCGTCGCCGGCGTCATGCGGCTGGGCTTTGTGACCCTGCTGGACTAG
- a CDS encoding DUF3592 domain-containing protein translates to MPSQPRVLGLVVALTLLVSGGVLATGQYYRLSGYESTTATMERAQVQPQYTDGFGPSQTNATADQGAQQPEFGLRNVVYRPNVTYSYTVDGERYTGENVALGTDIVTDNRSDAAALLPARQAGATTTVYYDPADPDDAHLLHRYRFFPGGLLLVAGLLVLTDTLTPNLRFVSFLTGKIPFATLERVPGVERTALSEFSDDPTAILDSLDRWEGTEPSPIRAGASPAVWMLCYLFIADLAIVYFVLSSRPYDLWAMVPFFAVATGVMRLGFRRLDP, encoded by the coding sequence ATGCCGAGTCAGCCCCGTGTGCTCGGTCTCGTGGTCGCGCTGACGCTGCTGGTCTCCGGTGGCGTGCTGGCTACGGGCCAGTACTACCGACTCAGCGGGTACGAGTCGACGACGGCCACGATGGAGCGGGCCCAGGTCCAGCCCCAGTACACCGACGGGTTCGGCCCGAGCCAGACCAACGCCACCGCCGACCAGGGGGCCCAGCAGCCCGAATTCGGTCTCAGGAACGTGGTCTACAGGCCGAACGTCACGTACAGCTACACCGTCGACGGCGAGCGCTACACCGGCGAGAACGTCGCCCTCGGGACGGACATCGTCACCGACAACCGGTCGGACGCAGCCGCACTCCTCCCCGCGCGCCAGGCCGGGGCGACGACGACCGTCTACTACGACCCCGCAGACCCCGACGACGCCCACCTGCTGCATCGCTATCGCTTCTTCCCTGGTGGACTCCTGCTGGTCGCCGGACTACTCGTGTTGACGGACACGCTCACGCCGAACCTCCGCTTTGTCAGCTTTCTCACCGGCAAGATTCCCTTCGCGACGCTCGAACGGGTACCCGGCGTCGAGCGGACGGCCCTCTCCGAGTTTTCGGACGACCCGACCGCCATTCTCGACAGCCTGGACCGGTGGGAGGGGACGGAACCGTCGCCGATTCGGGCCGGCGCTAGCCCCGCCGTCTGGATGCTCTGTTACCTGTTTATCGCCGACCTCGCTATCGTCTACTTCGTGCTGTCGAGTCGCCCCTACGACCTCTGGGCCATGGTCCCATTTTTCGCCGTCGCCACGGGTGTCATGCGACTGGGGTTCCGCCGCCTGGACCCGTAG
- a CDS encoding Hvo_1808 family surface protein — translation MRRRAALALGLALALALAGCSIPFIGHPEEPRGGDAIGWENGYWYDDPVDVTTSDGLNESELEAVTARTMARIERVRDREFESTVPVEVISRAEYRNRSGGRGSGVAGGDPWNDQVWESLLLVGENSGSSEAISDTRSDSVLGYYSPSRDRIVIVSESETPVVDRRTLAHELVHALQDQQFGLGGAPETQDTQLARNGVVEGEANYVQNTYEQRCERRWSCIERPGDGSGGGGGGGRANPGVFTVIIQPYVSGPAFVDSVYDEGGWDAVDALHEDYAASSEQIIHPERYPDETPVSVTVADRSNGEWNRFDHDPVGDTVGEASIFAAMYHNDQTTADRYSYVSQPSEGWAGDTVVPYRNGSGGGGYVWESRWDSEGDAVEFAAAYRDALTETHDARNPRENVYVVPDGPFADAFRIVREGRTVRIVNGPTVGDLDEIHRAGD, via the coding sequence ATGCGTAGGCGAGCGGCGCTCGCGCTTGGTCTCGCCCTGGCGCTCGCGCTTGCGGGCTGTTCGATACCCTTCATCGGCCACCCCGAGGAGCCACGCGGCGGGGACGCCATCGGCTGGGAGAACGGCTACTGGTACGACGACCCGGTCGACGTGACGACGAGCGACGGACTCAACGAGAGCGAACTGGAAGCCGTCACGGCCCGGACGATGGCTCGCATCGAGCGCGTCCGTGACCGTGAGTTCGAATCCACGGTCCCCGTCGAGGTCATCTCGCGGGCCGAGTACCGCAACCGGTCGGGCGGCCGTGGGAGCGGCGTCGCCGGCGGGGACCCCTGGAACGACCAGGTGTGGGAGTCGCTGTTGCTCGTCGGCGAGAACTCGGGGAGCAGCGAGGCCATCAGCGACACGCGGAGCGACTCCGTCCTGGGGTACTACTCGCCGAGCCGGGACCGCATCGTCATCGTCAGCGAGAGCGAGACGCCGGTCGTCGACCGGCGGACGCTGGCCCACGAACTCGTCCACGCGCTCCAGGACCAGCAGTTCGGCCTCGGCGGCGCGCCCGAGACACAGGACACACAGCTGGCCAGAAACGGCGTCGTCGAGGGCGAAGCGAACTACGTCCAGAACACCTACGAGCAGCGGTGTGAGCGCCGCTGGAGCTGTATCGAGCGACCCGGCGACGGGAGTGGTGGCGGCGGTGGCGGCGGCCGAGCGAACCCCGGCGTGTTCACCGTCATCATCCAGCCCTACGTCAGCGGCCCCGCGTTCGTCGACAGCGTCTACGACGAGGGCGGCTGGGACGCCGTCGACGCGCTCCACGAGGACTACGCTGCGAGCTCCGAGCAGATTATCCACCCCGAGCGCTACCCCGACGAGACGCCAGTCTCGGTGACCGTCGCCGACCGCTCGAACGGCGAGTGGAACCGATTCGACCACGACCCGGTCGGCGACACGGTCGGGGAAGCCTCCATCTTCGCGGCGATGTACCACAACGACCAGACGACCGCCGACCGGTACAGCTACGTGAGCCAGCCCTCGGAGGGGTGGGCCGGAGACACTGTCGTGCCCTACCGGAACGGCTCGGGTGGTGGCGGCTACGTCTGGGAGAGCCGCTGGGACAGCGAGGGCGACGCCGTCGAGTTCGCGGCCGCCTACCGTGACGCCCTGACCGAGACACACGACGCCCGCAACCCTCGCGAGAACGTCTACGTCGTCCCCGACGGCCCCTTCGCCGACGCGTTCCGCATCGTCCGCGAGGGCCGAACGGTCCGAATCGTCAACGGCCCGACGGTCGGCGATTTAGACGAGATTCACCGCGCCGGCGACTGA